CTGCGTCAGGCCATATTCGAAGCCGGCGGCTTCGGCCAGTTGCGCCAGTTTGCGGTTGTAGTCGATGCCCCAGTGGGTGCGTTGCTCGATCTTGCTAACCACCAGCCCGCCGCTGACGTTGGGCACCCAATAGGCAAATTTCACAGCTTGCTGACTCATCGAACGGTACCTCGCACAAAGGAATGTACCTAGGGCTTGAGCAGCAAGCGTGCCAGCCAGGGGCAAACGCCCATCCCATGGGCGCCGCGCTGAAAACCCGTGGCCGGATCGGCGCCAGTGGCCCTGTTGAGGTTTGAAGCGGTTTGTCGGTTTACTGTTGCTGAGGCAACAGCAGGCGCGGTCAATCCCCCGAAAACACTGGGCCCGGCACCCGGCACGGAGTGTGCAATCACTCAAGCTATTGATCACTGCCCGGAGCCTTGCCCCATGACCGAACACCACGTCATCAACCCGCTGTCCACCGGCGTCGACTACCCTACCCTGGCGGCGCGCTTTCGCCCGATTTTCCAGCGCATCGCCGATGGTGCGCTGGAGCGCGAACAAACCCGCGCGCTGCCCCACGAGCCAATCCAGTGGCTCAAAGCAGCCGGTTTCGGCGCCGTACGCGTCCCGGTGGAATATGGCGGTGGCGGTGCTTCGCTGCCGCAACTGTTCGAATTGCTGATCGAACTGGCCGAAGCCGACTCCAACGTGCCGCAGGCCCTGCGCGGGCATTTCGCGTTTGCCGAAGACCGCCTCAACGCCCCGCCGAGCGCCGGTCGCGACCTGTGGTTCAAGCGCTTTGTCGACGGCGATATCGTGGGCTGCGCCTGGACCGAAATCGGCGCGGTGGCCATCGGTGATGTCGTCACCAAGGTCAGCCCGGACGGTGAGCACTGGAAACTCAACGGTGAAAAGTTCTACAGCACCGGTAGCATTTTCGCTGACTGGATCGACGTGTACGCCCAGCGCAGCGACACCGGCGGTGACGTGATCGCCGCCACCCGCGCCCGCCAAGCGGGCGTGGTGCACAGCGATGACTGGGACGGTTTTGGCCAGCGCACCACGGGCAGCGGCACCTCACGTTTTAACGATGCGGTGGTGGAGGCCGAAAACGTGATCGACTTCGCCACCCGTTTCAAATACCAGACCGCTTTTTACCAGTTGGTGCTGCTGGCCAGCCTGGCCGGTATCGGTCGGGCGGCGTTGCGCGATGTGGCTCATCAGGTGCGCAGTCGCAAGCGCATCTACAGCCATGGTAATGCGCCACATGTGAGCCAGGATTCACAGGTTCAACAGGTGGTGGGCGAAGTCGCCGCCTTGGTCTATGCCGCCGAGGCCAGCGCGTTGAAGGCTGCAGTGCCGGCGCAGCGGGCTTATCTGGCGCGGTTTGGCGGGGATGACACCGTGGAGCGTGAGGCCAATGTGGCGGCCGAGATTGAATCGGCTACGGCGCAGGTGGTGGTGTCGGAGTTGATCCAGCGGGCCACCAGCGAACTGTTTAATGCGCTGGGGGCTTCGGATGTGCGCCAGGGTAAATCGCTGGATCGGCATTGGCGTAATGCGCGGACGGTGTCGTCGCATAATCCGGTGATTTACAAGGCGCGGATTGTGGGGGATTGGGTGGTTAACGGGGCTGAGCCGCCGTTTGTTTGGCAGATTGGGAATGGGACTAAGGGGTGAGGTCTGGGTTTTCAGGGGGTGGGGGGTAGATCCGTTATTTAGGTAATGGCTGATATGGGTTCCGCCCTTACGGCGGGTCACTTTTGAAAAGAGCCCAAAAGTAACCAAAAGGCTCTTGCCCCACCACTCGGCACCTCGCCTCCGGCTCGGTGTGCCCGCACGCAGACTTGAATCCGTGGGCCGCCGCGATGGGCCATCCTTGGCCCAGCGCGGCTAACCCGGCGTCCTGCCGGGTTACCCACGGATTCAAGCCTGCGTGCGGCCAGCGTGGTTAATGGGGCGCCTAGGATCAAGATCAAAAGCAGAGCACGGCGGCCTTGTAGCCGACCTGAGTGGTGTGGATCAAGAGCGGGTCAGCGTGCACAGTGGGGGGCTTTTCTGTGGGAGCTGGCTTGTCGGGTCGCCGCATCGCTGCGATACAGGCAACTCGGTCTATCAGTGG
The genomic region above belongs to Pseudomonas poae and contains:
- a CDS encoding acyl-CoA dehydrogenase family protein, whose amino-acid sequence is MTEHHVINPLSTGVDYPTLAARFRPIFQRIADGALEREQTRALPHEPIQWLKAAGFGAVRVPVEYGGGGASLPQLFELLIELAEADSNVPQALRGHFAFAEDRLNAPPSAGRDLWFKRFVDGDIVGCAWTEIGAVAIGDVVTKVSPDGEHWKLNGEKFYSTGSIFADWIDVYAQRSDTGGDVIAATRARQAGVVHSDDWDGFGQRTTGSGTSRFNDAVVEAENVIDFATRFKYQTAFYQLVLLASLAGIGRAALRDVAHQVRSRKRIYSHGNAPHVSQDSQVQQVVGEVAALVYAAEASALKAAVPAQRAYLARFGGDDTVEREANVAAEIESATAQVVVSELIQRATSELFNALGASDVRQGKSLDRHWRNARTVSSHNPVIYKARIVGDWVVNGAEPPFVWQIGNGTKG